A single region of the Acidobacteriota bacterium genome encodes:
- a CDS encoding DUF1295 domain-containing protein yields MTDHLLGFLAPWFISALVLGLSALLPARRVSGYVRDVRTGSRLEYRLNGPLVFVATIGLWLIAGYSGVMPWDWLWAHRWSGAAGAFALGVIASVAVVLAAPSRGGPFLKELFLGRHPNPRMFGGRVDAKMFLYVFGGTYLELNLLSFAAHHFLSFPEDPSPGVVLYVALFTWFICDYLLFERVHLYTYDLFAERVGFKLVWGCLFFYPYFYGVGLWAAADLPNPHAPVWLLVLATLVFFAGWSLARGANMQKFHFKLNPERTFLGQFRPEAISDGERRLLCSGFWRVSRHVNYLGEILMATGLALSLGYPTLVAPWLYPLYYVLLLVPRERDDDRRCAAKYGPLWDEYRRRVPCRIVPRVY; encoded by the coding sequence GTGACGGATCATCTCCTGGGCTTCCTGGCCCCCTGGTTCATCTCAGCCCTCGTGCTGGGGCTGAGCGCCCTGCTGCCTGCCCGCCGCGTCAGCGGCTACGTCCGTGACGTACGGACGGGGTCGCGCCTCGAGTACCGCCTGAACGGACCGCTGGTGTTCGTCGCGACGATCGGCCTGTGGCTCATTGCCGGCTACAGCGGCGTCATGCCCTGGGACTGGCTTTGGGCGCACCGCTGGAGCGGCGCCGCCGGCGCCTTCGCGCTCGGCGTCATCGCTTCGGTGGCCGTCGTGCTGGCGGCGCCGAGCCGCGGTGGGCCGTTCTTGAAGGAACTCTTTCTCGGACGCCACCCGAACCCACGGATGTTCGGCGGCCGAGTGGACGCGAAGATGTTCCTCTACGTGTTCGGCGGCACCTACCTCGAACTGAACCTGCTCTCGTTCGCGGCCCATCACTTCCTGTCCTTCCCCGAAGATCCTTCGCCCGGCGTCGTCCTCTACGTCGCGCTTTTCACCTGGTTCATCTGCGACTACCTCCTGTTCGAGCGGGTGCACCTCTACACTTACGACCTGTTTGCCGAGCGCGTCGGCTTCAAGCTCGTCTGGGGCTGCCTCTTCTTCTATCCGTACTTCTACGGAGTCGGACTCTGGGCCGCCGCCGACCTGCCCAACCCGCATGCCCCCGTCTGGCTGCTCGTTCTGGCCACGCTCGTCTTCTTCGCCGGCTGGTCGCTGGCGCGCGGCGCGAACATGCAGAAGTTCCACTTCAAGCTCAACCCGGAACGAACGTTCCTTGGCCAGTTCCGTCCCGAAGCCATCTCGGACGGCGAGCGGCGCCTGCTGTGCAGCGGCTTCTGGCGCGTGTCGCGCCACGTCAACTATCTCGGCGAGATCCTCATGGCGACCGGCCTGGCGCTCAGCCTCGGTTACCCGACGCTCGTCGCTCCGTGGCTCTACCCGCTCTACTACGTCCTGCTGCTCGTGCCGCGCGAGCGAGACGACGACCGGCGATGCGCCGCGAAGTACGGCCCGCTGTGGGACGAGTACCGGCGGCGCGTGCCGTGCCGGATCGTGCCGCGGGTGTACTGA